Below is a window of Neofelis nebulosa isolate mNeoNeb1 chromosome 8, mNeoNeb1.pri, whole genome shotgun sequence DNA.
ACAAAGTGATCACGTACAGAATGAGGGGTTTTTGAGGTGACAATTTCAAGTTGCTGGAAATTTGACCACAGTGGTCTTGTCAAAAtactcccattttattttcttaaaatctgaTTTCACACAACACGGGCGAGTAATTTGCTTTATATAGAAGgacagcctctttttttttttttttttttttttttttttttttactgtgtctaAATATCGTAGCTTTTAGATGTGGTTAACACAAAGACAAAGTTAAGGCTGGATTTTTCACAGATGCCCTTTCTACGAAAAGTAATGTTTTAGCTAAATTTATCACTGCAGGACAAGATCATATTTAATGGCtgcaaagaaaaatactgaagaaggaaaaaaaaaaaaaaaaaagaaggccgaCGCTTTTGTCCTGTTTTGTTTCTGGCTATTTCTAGAGCAACTTTTGGTGTAACTCCTAATATTAAAAGGACAtgaacttcatttttcttaaagaaaaggaagtagtAATGTAGGCAACCAGGTAAGGGtgacattaatttgaaaataagagtCCATGTAATTTTCACATGAGGAACATATATTGtaagaatttctttcaaaataaggaGAGGTGCACACGGGCTTGGTTCCCCACGATGCTCCcgggcagtgattttttttaaccaccatCAAAGGCTCTCGCCTTTGCTAATTTCTTTCCATTGACCAGTTTTTCGACTCTGCCTTCTAAACATGCTGCGGGATCCTGCTTCCAAAGTGGCCCCTTCTGCGTCTTCTTGTCTAGGAGGAGTGACTGCCGCCTCCTGCCCGCACACTGACAGCCCCGAAACTGGCATTCTACTCTCACACGTAGAATGCCGGAAACTTCTAGGAGGGCTCCAAAGCTCACCGGGAAACTTCTctcgccggggggggggggggggggggaaaacTTCGCAACGCACACCTGGATCTACAGATTCGGAAAAACTAACCAGCTGTGGCCGAAAACCAAAACACTCAACCACCCGAACACGGTCTGCAAGAAACACAGAGCCCTTTGACACCATGCAAAGGCTTGCAAATAAAATCGCTCCAAGGCAGACAGGCTGAATGAGACTCTTAAGACAGTCAGTTGGTGCCTCgaaatttaaaattagaacatTAAATGTTAACAACACGAGGATATCCTGGGATacatgtgtgtgcgcatgtgcacgcacttgcctgtgtgtgtgtgtgtgtgtgtgtgtgtgtgtgtgtgtgtgtacatgtgtgtgtatgtatataggaAGAAGAGTTTTCCCGCCCTATGGCTTGGAGCTGATCTGAGGTCCAGCAGGGGTGCCCCTAAACCAGGCAAAGGGCAGGCCCTACCCGAATTCTCTTGGGGGTCACTTCCCTTTTTATGACACACGTGCAAACACCCAAAGCCAGTGAAAACACAACCTGCTGTAGACGACAAGGACCGATCTCACATACAGACAGTCTCTCCTTGGAATAAAAAAATCGTGATTTGTGGATGGCAAACCAAGCTGACCTCATTCTTTGTCACTAGGACAAACGCGGCAACGCCAGTGTTGGGGGCCAGCGTCGACGTGTGCTCTCTGCACCCGCAGCTCCGGGAGCCACGTGAGCTGGGTTCTTCAGGGAGAAGCGGGCTGGGCCAGGGGTTTGGGCCGCGCAGACCCTTACCCTAACCGGGCCAGGCGTGGCCGCAGACAAGAGTCTGGGCTCGGACTCTGGGATAAACATTCAAGGTTCTCAGGCGTATGTGCCAGAAGGAAGAGGGTCTCTGGAACCGTCACATCCAACCCCCCAAATTGGGGGCCATCTTGGTGTCATGTCCAGAGGCCTTGAGGGGACAAGGATGCTCTTTATCTTGCCCAATTTCTTCCCAGGCTTGGCTCGCATCCTTCTTACAGCTAAGGCAGCGGGTTTCGATACAGTTCAAGTCACCAAAAACACCCAGGGCATTCGGTCTGTGCCAGGTACCACAGGGTCCCCGGGAGTTTCGATCATAAAACAGCAGCCTACAGAACAGGGTTTTTCCTAAGGTAATAAGGACAGCATCTCAACTACCTACAGCAAGTGCTTCATAATTTACAGCGTTCTCACCCACCTCAGGCTCATGGGATCCTCACGAcccaagaggaagacagaataagAAGGATCacgcctggggcgcctgggtggcgcagtcggttaagcgtccgacttcagccaggtcacgatctcacggtccgtgagttcgagccccgcgtcaggctctgggctgatggctcggagcctggagcctgtttccgattctgtgtctccctctctctgcccctcccccgttcatgctctgtctctctctgtcccaaaaataaattaaaaacgttgaaaaaaaaattaaaaaaaaaaaaaaaaaaaaagaaggatcacGCCTCCCTAAAggccagggaaactgaggcccaagtgGACGGAACAGTGACTTGGCCTAATACCGCACAGACCCGGGACCAACACACGCCACTTTGTTATTttggcttcctttctctctctctctttttaaaaacatcaccaCCCACCGCTTCCTACTCATACACACATAGGcttattttataggtaagaacCATTCCCAGGAAAAACAGAGCCCCATTGAAATCTGGGTCCCAGAACTGCCTTAAGCGGGCCAGCTTTGGCGATCCCCCACCCCTGCGGCCAGATTCGGTCATCTAAGGCGTCCACCCTTCCCAGCTAGCTGCATCCTGATCTCGCCCTCAAATCTGGGCTGGGATGCGTCTACCTCCGGTGTAAAATCACAGCCACAAGCTCGCGGCTGGGCCGGCCAGAGTCCTCGTGACAAAGCAGCCTCGCCAGAGCCGGGGGGTTGCAATGCCCTCTGTCCACCACCCCTTCTGCCGGGGCGTGCGCAGCACCCCGAGAGCAGGGTCTCCCCAGCCAAGCAGCCAGGGTGGCTCTGAGCCCCACCTGAGCCTTCTCCCGCCTTCAGCCCTCTGTGAACCTGGCAGCCCACTGAAAGTCGTTTCAATATAAATGGCCAAGCAGGTGACCAGGacggcctgggggggggggggggggagctccaAGTCTCACACTGGCAAGGACCACTGACGACTGGCTGCCTGCAGAGAGCCTCTCTGGGGCTGTTCTCTCCTGGAGCGGTGGCCAGGGGCCTGGGCCCACGCATCAGCATTCTGCAGGGGCACACGTAGGCTGACCTGATGGTGTTACGGCGCCtcggaaaagagaaaggacaggtAGTTGCTGCGGCAATGGGGGACCAACAAAGAGGAAGGGATGTAGAAAGACAGACCTGGGCTCTTCAGGAAATAGTCCTGGGGAAGGTGAGGGCAGCACGGCATGCCTCCAGAGGGTTTCCCTTTGCAGCTGAGATCTGAGCCACACACAAAAACGTACTGAAGCACCGGCCTCCCCACCAGCTCGCTCACATGCGGGACCCCCCACCTGGGCTCCAGCCTCACGACAGCAAGCCACAACTCCGAATCTTCCCGAAGCCAAACTCCAAGCTCGAATATTCCACCCCCAAACCTGACAAGCTCAGAAACAAGCCTAACATTTAAAAGGGCCTCCATAACAAAGCCAGGTGAATGCAGCTATGAAATAAATGAGGAGGGCGGCGTAAGGGCCTGGCCTGACCTGACCAAGAACTAGAAGACACCCTGATGTTCCTCTCCAAATGCAAAGCCTTCTAAGTCtcctttctcctgtttcctttctgCACCTTAATTACAAgagaaagtgctttaaaaaaaaaaaaaaaaaagattaagaaaaatctttaaaaaaaaaaaaaagttgcaaggAGCTAAGTCTCCAAAGCTTTTGGGGATAAAAATTATAACCTTGTCCTGAATGTGAGGGAAAAACAAAGCACACAGAGGCCATGGAATGATCGAGGCCCGACCTTAGCATCAACTGCCTTCCTAATACCTCTGTGACCCCAGTCTTACCTAGAACTACCCCCAGACTCCGGCAAGGTGGTGAAGCCTGGTGGGCAAAGGGTCTAAAGGTTCCAGCTTTCCCTCAATGGGACTCAGAATTCTGCTTCCCGGATTTCCTTTATTCCCAGCAGAaataaagagcagagaaagaaaagacaagtcacagTAAGCTTCTCTCCGCACCTCCGCCGTACCTAAAGGGCGCTGCATAGAGGTGGCTTCTGTTGGGGTCCCGGGGCCCTTCTCCCAGGGGGACAGGCACCCACGTCGCTGCGGTGGCGGTCTAGGGTCTGCCCGCGGACCCGGCGCATCTGCCGCCCGCGGCTAGTCTCCTGCAGCGGGTCGGGGCTGGGTAGGGGGACACGACTGCGTCCGCACCTGCTCCGGCGGCGAGGAGGCCTGCGAGCGCCTCCTCCTGGCAGCCCCCGGGCTCGCGACACAGGGAGGCGGGCGGGGTCGGCGCGGGGCCGGGTCTGCAGCGGGTCTGGGGCCTGGGGTCTGCACCCCTCGGAGAGCGGAGGCTGAGGTCCCAGCCTGCGGCCGGGTCGACCTGGGCCGGGGATCGGGCCCTCGGCGGGGCAGGGCGCGGGCCGGGGTCCGAACCGAGGTCTGGAGTCTGCGTGGGGCAGAGATCGGGATCCGAGCAGGGGTCCCGGGTCCGTGTCCGAGTCCGAGTCCTGAGCCCAGCCGGGGTCCGGGGGCGGGGGTCTCAGTCTGCGTCCGGGTGCGGGTCCGAGTTCCAAGGCGAGCCGGGGCCCCGGGTCCGGGTCCGGGTCCGCGCGGGGGTGCGAGGTCTGGGGTCGGGGTCCGGGTCGGGGTCCGGGTCCAGGCCCTAGCTGGCGCCGGGGTCTGGGGTCCGCGGCGGTAGCCTTGGCGGCGGCACGCGCCCCAATTAGCCGCGGCGGGCGGTGGGTTGGCCCCATTGAGGGCGAACAAAGGGCGCGACCCCGGGGTCAGGGAGTCGCGGGCCGGGCGGCCGCCGCTTTGTTCGCCCGCCCTGTTTACTTTGCCGAAGGAAAAGCGCACAATATAT
It encodes the following:
- the LOC131483728 gene encoding proline-rich protein HaeIII subfamily 1-like, with protein sequence MGPTHRPPRLIGARAAAKATAADPRPRRQLGPGPGPRPGPRPQTSHPRADPDPDPGPRLALELGPAPGRRLRPPPPDPGWAQDSDSDTDPGPLLGSRSLPHADSRPRFGPRPAPCPAEGPIPGPGRPGRRLGPQPPLSEGCRPQAPDPLQTRPRADPARLPVSRARGLPGGGARRPPRRRSRCGRSRVPLPSPDPLQETSRGRQMRRVRGQTLDRHRSDVGACPPGRRAPGPQQKPPLCSAL